CAAGTCGGGCCACCTCCTGGTCGAGACCCTCACCGGTGCCGGCAGGACGCCGAGCGACGCCGCCTTCGACCGCTTCCAGACCGTGTGGGGGGCCACCTGGGTCCCCGGTCGTCTCACGCTGACCGCACTGCACCTCACTTTCATGCCCAACCGTGTGGGGCGCGGCTCGGCGATGCTGAAGCTCGACCTCGGGGACCTGACCGGGGTCGAGCTCGGGTCCGGCGTCGTGCAGCGCACGGTCGGGCTCCGCACGCCCGGCCACGTCGGACGTCTGCGGTGCCTGGGGGCTCCCGCGCTGGCCGAGCAGGTCGCTGCCCTGGCCGAGGCGGCCCGGCACGCCCCGTCGCGCCCCCCGCGCGGTCGTGCCGGGTCGTCGACCCGCTCCGGACCGGCGGCCGGTCCCCGCTCCGGCTCGACGTCCATGCCGCGGATCACAGGACCCGCCTGAGGTTTACAGATCGATACCTCTTGTCAATCTGCTTGACATTCCTTATGGTCGTGTCAAGCAGATGAGGTGACACCCGTCACCGCAGGAGGTCCCCATGAGCAGCACCATCCCCAACAGCACGGTCCCCGCCGGGTCGACCGAGGCCTGGAAGGACAAGAAGCGCTACCTGTGGCTGATCGGCCTGGTGGTGCCGTCCCTGGCGTTCATCGCCTTCGGCGGGTACGCCGTCACCGGCTGGGGCGCCTGGCTCTGGCTCGGCCCGGTCGTCATCCTCGGCGTCGTGCCGGCCATCGACCTGATCGCCGGCCTCGACCGCTCCAACCCGCCCGACGACGCGATCGAGGCCCTGGAGAACGACAAGTACTACCGCTGGATCACCTACCTCTTCCTCCCGATCCAGTACGCCGGCTTCGTCGGTGCCTTCTACCTCATCGGCGGGGGCACCCCGTTCGGGATCGACCCGCTCGGCACGTTCGACAAGCTGGGCCTGGCCATCTCGATCGGGTGCATCGGTGGCATCGGCATCAACACCGCCCACGAGCTGGGCCACAAGCGCGAGGCCAACGAGCGCTGGCTGGCCAAGATCGCGCTGGCGCAGGTCTTCTACGGCCACTTCTACATCGAGCACAACCGTGGCCACCACGTCCGTGTCGCCACTCCCGAGGACCCTGCCTCCAGCCGCTTCGGCGAGAGCTTCTACGAGTTCTGGCCGCGCACCGTCGCCGGCTCGCTGAAGAGCGCCTGGCACTTGGAGAAGAAGCGCTACTCCCGCAAGAAGACCCACCCCTTCCACCTCGGCAACGACGTGCTCAACGCCTGGCTGATGACGCTCGTGCTCTGGGGCGGTCTCGTGGCCTGGCAGGGCGTGGGCATCCTGCCCTTCCTCGTGGTGCAGGCGATCGTCGGCTTCTCGCTGCTCGAGGTCGTCAACTACATGGAGCACTACGGGATGCTGCGCCAGAAGGTCGGCGCCGGGGAGCGTCAGCGCTACGAGCGCGTGGACCCCTCGCACTCGTGGAACTCCAACAACATCGCGACCAACGTGCTGCTCTACCACCTGCAGCGCCACAGCGACCACCACGCCAACCCCACCCGCCGGTACCAGACGCTGCGCGACTTCGAGGAGAGCCCCGTGCTCCCCACCGGGTACGCCGGCATGATCGTGCTCGCGCTGTTCCCGCCGATCTGGCGCCGGGTCATGGACAAGCGGGTCATCGCGCACTTCGACGGCGACCTGAGCCGCGCCAACCTGCACCCGCGCAAGCGCGACCGGATCCTCGCCAAGCACCCGGTCCCCGTCCACGAGGCGGCCATGGCCGTCGACGACGCCGCGCACACCTTCACCGAGGAGGTGCTCGCCGCCCGGTGCCCCGGCTGCGGCTACACCTACGAGGTGGCCGTGGGCAACGAGCTCGAGGGCTTCGCCGCGGGCACGGCCTGGGCCGACATCCCCGACGACTGGTGCTGCCCCGACTGCGGCGTGCGCGAGAAGGTGGACTTCGTGCCCCTCGCGACGTCCGAGGCAGCGTGATCGGCATGGGACTCGAGATCGTCATCGACCGCGACAAGTGCGAGGGCCTGGGCATGTGCGAGGCGATGGCCTCGGACTACTTCGAGGTCCGTGAGGACGACGACGGGGAGGAGTCGGTGCACGTCATCGACCAGCACCCGCCGGAGGCCGACCGCGGGCACGTGCACGCCGCCACCCAGGCCTGTCCCGTCCTGGCGCTCTCGCTGCGGGGCTGACCACGGCCTTGAGCACCACCCAGACCGCCGGACCGGGCCGACCCCCCGGAGGCCCGGTCCGGCGACCCACCCCGGTCGGTGGGGGTGCGCTCACTAGACTCAGGCCCGTGAGCAGCGCCGTCCCCAGCACCCGAGAGCGGGTCGTCGACGCCGCCGTGCGCCTGACCGCCCAGGTCGGCTGGTCGCAGGTGACGATGGCGCGGCTGGCCGAGGAGGTCGGGGTCTCGCGGCAGACCGTCTACAACGAGGTCGGCACCAAGCCGGGCCTGGCCGAGGCGATGATCCTCAGCGAGCTCGACCGCTTCCTCGGCGTGGTCGACCGGGCCTTCGACGCCCACCCCGACGACCTCGTCGCCGCGATCCGGGCCTCGGCCCGCACCGTCCTGGAGCACGCTCAGGGCAACGACCTGCTGCACGCGGTCGTCTCGGCCACCCATGGCGCCGACACCGAGCTGCTGCCGCTGCTGACCACCCACGCCGAGTCGCTGCTCGTCGCGGCCAAGGCGGTGATCGCCGCGCGGCTCGCGCCGTACGACGTCGCCCTGGAGGGCCCGCACCTCGACGCCGCCATCGACATGGTGGTCCGCGTGGTCCTCTCCCACGTCATGCAGCCCTCCGGCGACCCGGCCGAGACCGCGGAGTCGATCGCCTGGATCGCCGCGAGGGTGCTGAGGTAGGTCGTCGGACGGCGGTGCCGGGTGAGGTTCATCGGGGCGCCGATGAACCTGACGGTCCACCGATGCAGCTTCAGCGCCGCGCCGTGAGGTCCAGCGGGGGCCGCTGAACCTCACCGCTCGCGCGCCGTCTCAGGCGGCGGACCGGGCCCGGGCGAGCTCGAGCGCCTCGCGGAAGGCGGCGGTGACGTACGTCGGGACGGGCAGGCCCTTGTCGCGGGCCCAGAGCAGCTCCATCTCGACCCGGGCGATCTGGGCGGCGAAGTCGGAGTCCTCGTCGATGTGCAGGGTGCGCATGACGTCACCGAAGTCGGCGAGCTGCTCGGGGTTGTTGGCGCCGACGGGGGAGAAGGAGATGCGGCGCAGCAGCCGCACCAGCCACTTCTGCCAGGGCGCCAGCTCGGCCCACAGGCCGCGGGCGGAGAGCTGGTAGAAGGCGTAGTGGCCGGGCTCCTGGCGCTTGATGGGGGCGATGACGGTGTCGGCGATGGCGGTCTCGCCCATCTCGCGCACCCCGTCGTGGAGCAGGTTGTAGGCCAGGACCGCGGAGCGCTCGGTGGCCATGCCGGTGACGTAGTAGAGCATCCGCACGACGTCCTGGAAGGCGCCGAGGTGGGCCAGCGCGCCGAGGACCTTGAGCTTGGCGCCCACCGAGTCGAGGTCGGCGTCGGCGTTCGAGCGACCCAGGCGCACCTGCAGCTCGTCGAGGATCCGGCCGTGCTGGATCTCCTGCGGCTGCCAGACGTCGCGGTAGAAGAACACGTCGACCTCGGGCGGGTCGGGCAGCATCGTGGTCAGCTCGAGCACGTTGCGGTCGACCTCGAGCTCGACGCGGGCCATGTAGTCCAGGACGTGGCCGTACCGCTGCTCGAGGGTCCGCGGGTCGCGCACGGTGAAGTCGACGTCGTCCAGGCGCAGCGGCGGGTGCTCCTCGCCGAGCCGCTGGACGTGCTCGACCAGGCGGGTCGTCGTCGTGGCGCTCACCGGGTCAGCCTAGGTGCGTGGGGAGGGGCAGGTGCTGGGATCACCTGTGAGGTTCGTCGCCGCCGCCTACCCTGGATGGGAGGAGGGCACGTGCGACTGCGGCGACCGCGATCCACCGCCGCGACGGCACCGAGGCCGGCGGCGGGCATCGGTGCTGCCCTCGTGACCGCCACCGTGCTGGCGGCGCTGGCCGGGTGCAGCAGCGACGCCACGGTCGCCGAGGAGCCCGACCCGGACGTGACCTCCGGCAGCGCACCGGGCGAGGCGACCGCCGGGACGTCGGGCCCCGGCGGGTCGAGCACGGCGCCGGCCGGGCTGGATCCGGCGTACGCCGTCGACCCCCCGGGCCGCTTCAAGGCCCTGCCCCGCACGGCCGACGTCCTGGTGCAGACCCAGGACACGATCGACGAGGAGACCCTCGCCGAGATCGAGAAGATCCCCGGCGTGGCCGCCGTGGAGCAGTTCAGCATGCTGCAGGTGTCGATCGAGAACCGCGTGCTCAACGTGGCGGCCGTCGACCCTGCCACCTACCGGCGCTACGCGCCCGGCCAGCTCCCGCAGAACCAGGAGATCTGGGACCGCGTCGCCGCCGGCGAGCTGGCGGTCGGCAAGGCCGTGGCGAAGCGGCTGCCGCTCGACGACGACGACTTCCTGGAGCTGACCAGCGAGGTCCCGCCCATCCACCTCGGCGTGATGGCGCCGCAGATCGAGAACGCGGTCGACGCCGTCGTCAACGAGAAGTGGGGGGAGGCGCTCGGCGCGACGCCGGGCAACGCCCTGCTCGTCTCGAGCGAGCTCACCGTCGCGCCCGAGGTCGTCGCCGAGCCGCTGACGAAGCTGCTGCCGAAGGACAGCTCGATCGAGCGCCTCGACGCCGTCGCCCGCTACGGCCTCGACCCCGACGCGGTGCAGACCGCACAGGTCGTGGGTTCGCTGGCCGACGCGATCGGCGTGTTCACCTACCGCCCCATCGGCGGCGGGCGGATCGCCCCGGACCCCGCGTGGGTCCGCACCCACATCAGCACCCAGTCGGTGCCGATCCTGGGCGACGTCACCTGCAACAACGCCATGTTCCCGCAGCTGCGTGCCGCGCTGGAGGAGATCGTGACCGCCGGCCTGGCCGACGAGATCAAGCGCGAGCAGTACGCCGGCTGCTACTACCCCCGCTTCATCGCCGGTTCCACGAGCCTGTCCAACCACTCCTTCGGCACCGCCCTGGACCTCAACGTGCCGGGCAACCTGCGCGGCACGGTCGGTGAGATGGATCGCGTCGTGGTCTCCATCTTCAAGAAGTGGGGCTTCGCCTGGGGCGGCGACTGGCGCTACACCGACCCGATGCACTTCGAGATGGCGCGGATCGTCAGGCCGAGCTGAGACGCGCCAGCGGATCAGCTCATCGGTGGTCGAGCGAGCGGCACGGCTGAGCCTGCGAAGCCGTGACCCGCGTGTCGAGACCCGGTGAGGTGCTCGCGGACCCCAGCCACGGCGGCGGGGTCTCGACGACGCTCACTGGCGCTCGCTGTTCGACCGCCGGACGGGCCGCTCAGGCGAGCGCGGCGGCCACCTCGACGGCCACGGTGCCCATCGTCGTGCGCGCGCGGACCGGGTCCTCGGTGAGGAAGTAGTGGTCGGCGCGTGGGGTGACGTCGTGCCAGACCTCGACGCCGGCCTCGCGCAGCCGCTCCGCGTACTCGTCGCCGTCGCGGCGCAGGGTGTCCCGCTCCGCGGTCATGACCAACGCCCTCGGCAGGCCCTCGAGCGAGGGGGCCAGCAGCGGCGAGGCGTAGGGCGAGCGGCGGCTCTCCACGTCGGGGAAGTAGGCGCGACGCACCAGCGCCCGCAGCGACGGCGAGATCTGGCCCGCCCCTGACGGCACGTCGGTGGCCAGGTCCAGGGCCGGGACCCCGAGCACCTGCAGGCGCGGCACGAAGGAGGCGGAGTCGCGGGCCATCAGGCACACCGCGGCGGCCATGCCCCCGCCGGAGGAGAAGCCGCCCACGCTCGCCGGCCCCCGCGTCGCGGCCCAGGCGGTCACGTCGTGGGCCTCCTCCTGGGCGCGCGGGAACACGGCGTACGGCGCGGTGCGGAAGTCCACGTTGAGCACCCGCACCCCCGCCGTGGCGGCCAGGTAGCGGCACCACCAGTCGTCCATGAAGGGGTGCCGCATGAGCCACGCGCCGCCGTGCAGGTGCACGTGCGAGGGACCGGCCGCCTGCGAGGAGCCGTCCCGGCCGGTCGGCTCGTAGGACCACACGGTCACCGGTCCGTGCCGGGTGGGCACCCGCAGCCGGGTCGGGCGGGGCAGGTCGGACCCCGCGAACCTCAGCCCCTCGCCGTACCGCACGCTCCACCGGGCCGTGTGGTGCATCAGGGAGACGGCGACACGGTCGGAGATCCTCACCTGTGCTGTTCGGAGCGAGGGCCTGGATAGGTTGGGCGGCATGCGAGCCGTGCAGGTCGTCGAGACCACCGGACCCGAGCACCTCCAGGTGCGCGAAGTCCCCGAGCCCCAGCCCGGTGCCGACCAGGTCCTGGTCGAGGTGCACAGCATCGGGGTGTCCTTCCCCGACCTGCTGCTGAGCCGGGGTGAGTACCAGCTCAAGCCGGAGCCGCCCTTCAGCCTCGGCGTCGACGTCGCCGGGGTCGTCGTCTCGGCGCCGGAGTCCTCCGGGCTGGCGGCCGGCGACCGGGTCGCGGCGGTCGCGCCGTACGGCGGGGCGTCGGAGCTCGCGGTGTTCGGCACCGACTCGGTGTTCCGGCTCCCTGACGCGCTGTCCTTCGACGAGGGCGCCGCGCTGCCGATGAACTACCTCACCGCGGAGTTCGCCCTGCACGAGCGCGCCGGCCTGCGCGAGGGCGAGACCGTCCTGG
This genomic window from Nocardioides marinus contains:
- a CDS encoding fatty acid desaturase — its product is MSSTIPNSTVPAGSTEAWKDKKRYLWLIGLVVPSLAFIAFGGYAVTGWGAWLWLGPVVILGVVPAIDLIAGLDRSNPPDDAIEALENDKYYRWITYLFLPIQYAGFVGAFYLIGGGTPFGIDPLGTFDKLGLAISIGCIGGIGINTAHELGHKREANERWLAKIALAQVFYGHFYIEHNRGHHVRVATPEDPASSRFGESFYEFWPRTVAGSLKSAWHLEKKRYSRKKTHPFHLGNDVLNAWLMTLVLWGGLVAWQGVGILPFLVVQAIVGFSLLEVVNYMEHYGMLRQKVGAGERQRYERVDPSHSWNSNNIATNVLLYHLQRHSDHHANPTRRYQTLRDFEESPVLPTGYAGMIVLALFPPIWRRVMDKRVIAHFDGDLSRANLHPRKRDRILAKHPVPVHEAAMAVDDAAHTFTEEVLAARCPGCGYTYEVAVGNELEGFAAGTAWADIPDDWCCPDCGVREKVDFVPLATSEAA
- a CDS encoding TetR/AcrR family transcriptional regulator, giving the protein MSSAVPSTRERVVDAAVRLTAQVGWSQVTMARLAEEVGVSRQTVYNEVGTKPGLAEAMILSELDRFLGVVDRAFDAHPDDLVAAIRASARTVLEHAQGNDLLHAVVSATHGADTELLPLLTTHAESLLVAAKAVIAARLAPYDVALEGPHLDAAIDMVVRVVLSHVMQPSGDPAETAESIAWIAARVLR
- a CDS encoding M15 family metallopeptidase produces the protein MTATVLAALAGCSSDATVAEEPDPDVTSGSAPGEATAGTSGPGGSSTAPAGLDPAYAVDPPGRFKALPRTADVLVQTQDTIDEETLAEIEKIPGVAAVEQFSMLQVSIENRVLNVAAVDPATYRRYAPGQLPQNQEIWDRVAAGELAVGKAVAKRLPLDDDDFLELTSEVPPIHLGVMAPQIENAVDAVVNEKWGEALGATPGNALLVSSELTVAPEVVAEPLTKLLPKDSSIERLDAVARYGLDPDAVQTAQVVGSLADAIGVFTYRPIGGGRIAPDPAWVRTHISTQSVPILGDVTCNNAMFPQLRAALEEIVTAGLADEIKREQYAGCYYPRFIAGSTSLSNHSFGTALDLNVPGNLRGTVGEMDRVVVSIFKKWGFAWGGDWRYTDPMHFEMARIVRPS
- a CDS encoding ferredoxin, whose amino-acid sequence is MGLEIVIDRDKCEGLGMCEAMASDYFEVREDDDGEESVHVIDQHPPEADRGHVHAATQACPVLALSLRG
- a CDS encoding alpha/beta hydrolase fold domain-containing protein; translated protein: MRISDRVAVSLMHHTARWSVRYGEGLRFAGSDLPRPTRLRVPTRHGPVTVWSYEPTGRDGSSQAAGPSHVHLHGGAWLMRHPFMDDWWCRYLAATAGVRVLNVDFRTAPYAVFPRAQEEAHDVTAWAATRGPASVGGFSSGGGMAAAVCLMARDSASFVPRLQVLGVPALDLATDVPSGAGQISPSLRALVRRAYFPDVESRRSPYASPLLAPSLEGLPRALVMTAERDTLRRDGDEYAERLREAGVEVWHDVTPRADHYFLTEDPVRARTTMGTVAVEVAAALA
- a CDS encoding GTP-binding protein LepA, coding for MSATTTTRLVEHVQRLGEEHPPLRLDDVDFTVRDPRTLEQRYGHVLDYMARVELEVDRNVLELTTMLPDPPEVDVFFYRDVWQPQEIQHGRILDELQVRLGRSNADADLDSVGAKLKVLGALAHLGAFQDVVRMLYYVTGMATERSAVLAYNLLHDGVREMGETAIADTVIAPIKRQEPGHYAFYQLSARGLWAELAPWQKWLVRLLRRISFSPVGANNPEQLADFGDVMRTLHIDEDSDFAAQIARVEMELLWARDKGLPVPTYVTAAFREALELARARSAA